In Paenibacillus sp. FSL R7-0345, a single window of DNA contains:
- a CDS encoding S-layer homology domain-containing protein, which translates to MKKLINKSILVALVFIMAFGFATNGLTVLAESSSLNEELQIRADQPLVLLEGNSAWKYVDDGTDQGTVWQAVYDDSGWKSGLAPLGYKDNGSGVSTTIFGGLNTNISYGSSKSKKYMTSYFRTNVNANLEAVKALGKIEGTLAFDDGVVLYLNGTEIYREGMPAGAIDYSTQSTYSKSDPNISKVDLTDVVKANLKDGNNELAAEVHQANGSSSDLYWDMKLAVYPAAEPEVPGQGKPESVALTFNGNPQTRMGFAWYAPETVTGTKLEVVEASKVTGSVFPDEGILTFEGTTVAASVYNSKADKSAGKSSVISSHKVLADNLQPGTTYAYRAGDGQEGNWSDIGTFTTEAAVNASYQFLYTTDSQGTTEEDFDIWNHTLQEGLAKFPDVEFILNSGDLVDNGDIEEQWGWFFDKPKAILQNIPLVPLVGNHESKSYSNYTGHFNLPNVSNTGAKPDGSVYSLDYGPAHFMVLNTEYYGKSSNAANNEIYYKQVEWLRSEVAKSDKQWNIVLLHKSPYSVASHTNDTDVLFYRAELTKVFDELGIDMVIGGHDHTYTRSYQMLNNVPLTDIVPDSSGTVTDPEGTLYLITNAAGNKKYNVASGTFPFAAKYEQPGKEMFSGFTVTENDLSYKSYTTTTGGTTDLYDGYGIHKSDVTVPSVQNAQMITGTDGKLTLSWEAPATELPVSGYRIYESNDLLGANWTTEVSTETGKTAYSYTVDNTDSARDYQFVIKAVSGRNQSKGVIASQPEVSKVTVTFNGDPVSSKGFTWYTPLGSTNSDLQVVEAAAGAPDFTNAITFSGRSAVSTNAKEELVHKAEATGLKAGTAYSYRVGDQALGIWSTAGTFSTAPESGAFTFVDLADTQAKSEEEAILSSETLAKALATVPNAQFVVHNGDIVDTGTKEVQWDWLLGHSQNSLLNTTLVPSAGNHEDEANAFYEHFNIKEAPGSATETGAYYSYDYSNAHFVVLNSNEDSAEYANFSTDQVEWLKADVEAAKKAGAQWIIVNIHKGPYTTSNHATDKDIIGANGVRSKIAPLMAELGIDFVLQGHDHIYARTKPIQADGTAAATEKITESLNGTTVEYTVNPDGSIYLIPATAGAKVYYKNKKEALGDSYYNLFEVADENHAAPYGPDPSDSSRPKRGQVQNFVGITVDGGKLTAVSYEIDQNKNNAEPYIIEQFGMIKKEKDGEVTPTPTPTPEVPTTTPSPTPTPAPALPGSSVDSTTAPTASPTAAPTAAPTAAATPSPTPAGNGATPSAEPVLTDVSSHWAASAIQKAVQAGFVNGYADNSFRPNKQVNRAEFVTMLARALKLPESSAGTFKDASAIPAWASAYAAQAAAAGIISGYEDGTFRPEQQLTRSELTVMIVRALGITVDPQAKLSFADSSDVPKWAVPYIAAAVEQSLVSGTGQNRFAPNQNATRAEAVVLIMNMLENVTE; encoded by the coding sequence TTGAAGAAGCTTATTAACAAGTCAATCTTGGTGGCGCTGGTTTTCATTATGGCCTTTGGATTTGCGACCAACGGATTGACAGTCTTGGCAGAGAGCAGCAGCTTAAATGAAGAACTTCAGATCCGGGCAGACCAGCCGCTGGTTTTGCTGGAGGGAAATTCGGCATGGAAGTATGTTGACGACGGTACCGATCAGGGTACGGTCTGGCAGGCAGTTTATGATGATTCCGGCTGGAAGTCGGGACTGGCTCCCCTGGGCTACAAGGATAACGGCAGCGGGGTCAGCACTACTATTTTTGGCGGACTGAATACAAATATAAGCTATGGCAGCAGCAAATCCAAGAAATATATGACTTCGTATTTCCGTACGAATGTCAATGCAAACCTTGAGGCAGTAAAGGCTCTCGGTAAAATTGAGGGAACGCTTGCCTTTGATGATGGCGTTGTTTTGTATTTGAACGGAACAGAAATTTATCGTGAGGGCATGCCTGCAGGCGCGATTGATTACTCAACACAGAGCACTTACTCTAAGAGCGATCCTAACATCTCCAAAGTGGATCTGACTGATGTAGTAAAGGCAAACCTGAAGGACGGCAACAATGAGCTTGCTGCCGAAGTCCATCAGGCAAATGGAAGCAGCTCGGACCTGTATTGGGACATGAAGCTGGCCGTCTATCCGGCAGCTGAGCCGGAAGTTCCTGGTCAAGGCAAGCCGGAATCTGTTGCGCTTACCTTTAACGGAAACCCGCAGACCCGTATGGGATTTGCCTGGTATGCTCCTGAGACAGTAACGGGCACTAAGCTGGAGGTAGTGGAAGCATCTAAAGTAACGGGCAGCGTCTTCCCGGACGAAGGTATTCTGACCTTTGAAGGAACTACGGTCGCCGCGAGTGTCTACAACTCCAAGGCAGACAAATCTGCCGGCAAATCGTCAGTTATCTCAAGCCATAAAGTGCTTGCGGACAACCTTCAACCGGGCACTACATATGCGTACAGAGCCGGTGACGGACAAGAAGGCAACTGGAGTGACATTGGAACCTTCACAACAGAAGCAGCAGTGAATGCTTCTTATCAGTTCCTGTATACTACGGATTCCCAAGGTACAACTGAAGAGGATTTTGATATCTGGAACCACACCCTGCAGGAGGGACTCGCCAAATTCCCGGATGTTGAATTCATTCTGAATTCAGGAGATCTGGTGGATAACGGGGATATTGAAGAGCAGTGGGGCTGGTTCTTTGACAAGCCAAAGGCGATTCTGCAGAATATCCCGCTGGTCCCTCTGGTAGGTAATCATGAGAGCAAGAGCTACAGCAATTACACGGGGCATTTTAATCTTCCAAATGTTTCGAATACAGGTGCGAAGCCGGATGGATCTGTCTATTCCCTGGACTATGGCCCGGCACACTTTATGGTGCTTAACACCGAATATTACGGCAAAAGCTCCAATGCGGCAAACAACGAAATCTACTATAAACAAGTAGAATGGCTGCGCAGTGAAGTAGCCAAGTCCGATAAGCAGTGGAATATTGTGCTGCTGCATAAATCGCCTTACTCCGTAGCGAGTCACACTAATGATACGGATGTTCTGTTCTACCGTGCAGAGCTGACAAAGGTGTTCGATGAGCTGGGTATTGATATGGTGATCGGCGGACACGATCATACGTATACCCGCAGCTATCAGATGCTGAACAATGTGCCTTTGACTGATATTGTTCCGGATTCCTCCGGCACAGTGACAGATCCAGAGGGTACGCTCTATCTGATTACCAATGCGGCAGGCAACAAGAAATACAATGTTGCTTCCGGTACCTTCCCGTTTGCTGCCAAATACGAGCAGCCAGGCAAGGAAATGTTCTCAGGCTTCACTGTTACAGAAAACGATCTGAGTTACAAGTCTTATACAACCACAACTGGAGGCACAACAGACCTCTATGACGGTTACGGCATTCATAAATCAGATGTAACGGTTCCTTCCGTGCAGAACGCTCAAATGATTACCGGCACAGACGGTAAGCTGACCTTGTCCTGGGAAGCTCCAGCTACAGAGCTGCCGGTATCCGGTTACCGTATCTATGAAAGTAATGATCTGCTTGGAGCCAACTGGACTACAGAGGTTTCAACTGAAACCGGAAAAACGGCTTACAGCTACACAGTGGATAATACAGATTCCGCACGGGATTACCAGTTTGTTATTAAAGCCGTTAGCGGCCGGAACCAGTCGAAAGGCGTCATTGCCAGCCAGCCGGAAGTAAGCAAAGTGACCGTAACCTTTAACGGTGATCCGGTCAGTTCAAAAGGCTTCACCTGGTACACACCGCTGGGTTCAACAAACAGTGACCTGCAGGTTGTAGAAGCAGCTGCCGGTGCACCGGATTTCACCAATGCCATTACGTTCAGCGGCCGTTCTGCGGTTTCTACTAATGCAAAAGAAGAGCTGGTACACAAGGCAGAAGCTACTGGTTTGAAAGCCGGAACCGCTTATTCATACCGGGTAGGGGATCAGGCGCTGGGCATCTGGAGTACCGCCGGAACCTTCAGTACAGCTCCTGAGTCAGGTGCATTCACTTTTGTTGATCTTGCAGATACACAGGCAAAATCCGAAGAAGAAGCCATTCTGTCCTCGGAAACGCTGGCAAAGGCGCTGGCAACAGTACCAAATGCACAATTTGTAGTTCATAACGGGGATATCGTAGACACAGGAACGAAGGAAGTGCAGTGGGACTGGCTGCTTGGACATTCCCAGAACAGCCTGCTGAATACAACCCTTGTTCCATCGGCAGGAAACCATGAGGATGAGGCTAATGCCTTCTATGAGCATTTCAATATTAAGGAAGCCCCGGGGTCTGCAACAGAGACGGGAGCCTATTATTCCTATGATTACAGCAATGCCCATTTCGTTGTACTGAACAGCAATGAGGACTCGGCAGAGTATGCCAATTTCAGTACGGACCAGGTGGAGTGGCTTAAAGCAGATGTAGAGGCGGCCAAGAAGGCCGGGGCACAGTGGATCATTGTTAATATTCACAAAGGTCCTTACACCACCTCGAATCACGCAACCGACAAGGATATTATCGGCGCAAATGGAGTAAGATCCAAAATTGCACCGCTGATGGCTGAGCTTGGCATCGACTTTGTCCTGCAGGGCCATGATCATATTTATGCCCGCACCAAACCGATTCAGGCAGACGGAACAGCTGCAGCTACAGAAAAGATTACAGAATCCCTTAATGGAACAACGGTGGAGTATACCGTGAACCCGGATGGATCGATTTATCTGATTCCGGCTACTGCCGGTGCAAAGGTCTATTACAAGAACAAGAAAGAGGCTCTTGGAGATAGCTATTACAATCTGTTCGAGGTTGCTGATGAGAACCATGCCGCACCGTATGGTCCGGACCCGAGCGACAGCTCACGTCCGAAGCGCGGCCAGGTCCAGAACTTTGTAGGCATCACAGTCGACGGCGGCAAGCTGACGGCAGTATCCTATGAAATTGACCAGAATAAGAACAACGCAGAGCCTTACATTATTGAGCAGTTTGGTATGATTAAGAAGGAGAAAGACGGAGAAGTGACGCCTACACCAACGCCGACACCGGAAGTACCGACAACAACTCCGTCTCCAACACCAACTCCGGCACCAGCGTTACCGGGAAGCTCGGTGGATTCAACAACGGCACCGACAGCATCTCCGACAGCTGCACCAACAGCTGCACCAACAGCTGCTGCTACACCAAGTCCTACACCTGCCGGTAACGGAGCGACGCCTTCAGCGGAGCCTGTTCTGACCGATGTAAGCAGTCACTGGGCCGCTTCAGCGATCCAAAAAGCAGTGCAAGCCGGTTTCGTCAACGGGTATGCGGACAATTCCTTCCGTCCGAATAAGCAGGTGAACCGTGCCGAATTCGTTACTATGCTTGCCCGCGCACTGAAGCTTCCGGAGAGCAGTGCAGGCACCTTTAAGGATGCTTCGGCTATCCCTGCCTGGGCCAGCGCTTATGCAGCACAGGCTGCAGCAGCAGGTATTATCAGCGGTTATGAAGACGGGACTTTCCGTCCGGAACAGCAGCTGACCCGTTCGGAATTAACAGTAATGATCGTGAGAGCCCTTGGCATTACGGTAGATCCACAGGCCAAACTCTCCTTCGCAGATAGCAGCGATGTTCCTAAATGGGCAGTTCCTTATATCGCAGCTGCTGTAGAACAATCTCTGGTCAGCGGTACCGGCCAGAACCGGTTTGCCCCTAACCAGAACGCAACACGGGCAGAAGCAGTGGTTCTGATCATGAATATGCTGGAGAACGTAACCGAATAA
- a CDS encoding DUF1349 domain-containing protein, with the protein MDHKDFSNFKWLNESSIRFENEEVILYAPKDSDFFCNNGTVSEEGITPSSLTNAPFFYTEVSGDFVMRVKVGHDFRDVYDSASVMVMKDLAVWAKLCFELTDFNTHAVVSVVTNPLSDDANGNNIDGDSVWLQITRVGQAFAFHYSLDGDQFYMVRFFNLPVEETVKVGFVPQAPNGNGGDRSYSDFSLEKRTVKNIRAGV; encoded by the coding sequence ATGGATCATAAGGATTTCAGCAACTTTAAATGGCTTAACGAGAGCAGCATCCGGTTTGAGAATGAAGAAGTGATATTATACGCTCCTAAAGATAGTGATTTTTTCTGTAACAATGGGACTGTTTCGGAAGAAGGAATTACGCCAAGCTCGCTTACAAACGCTCCGTTTTTTTACACAGAGGTTTCCGGTGATTTCGTGATGCGGGTTAAGGTAGGGCATGATTTCCGGGATGTTTATGATTCGGCTTCGGTTATGGTCATGAAGGATCTCGCGGTGTGGGCCAAGCTGTGCTTTGAATTGACGGATTTTAATACCCATGCGGTTGTAAGTGTAGTAACAAATCCCTTATCAGACGACGCAAACGGCAACAATATTGACGGCGATTCGGTATGGCTACAGATTACCCGAGTCGGCCAGGCCTTTGCTTTTCATTATTCGTTAGACGGCGACCAGTTCTACATGGTAAGATTCTTCAATTTACCGGTGGAGGAGACTGTAAAGGTAGGCTTCGTTCCTCAGGCTCCTAATGGTAACGGCGGTGACAGAAGCTACTCTGATTTCTCTTTAGAAAAGAGAACTGTGAAAAATATTAGAGCAGGTGTGTAG
- a CDS encoding DUF1569 domain-containing protein: MKDIYDKTHAAEILQRIDQLSPHSTRQWGTMQAAQMLAHCSAFQDIPMGNAFPPRGWLGRVIGRFVKPVFYNDKPLPHNMSTIPETLISDNRDFEAEKEKLKLRIIKLQKDGPDQCSPHPHPFFGPLTPGQWGKGIYKHLDHHLRQFGV; the protein is encoded by the coding sequence ATGAAAGATATCTACGATAAAACACATGCTGCGGAGATATTACAGCGCATAGATCAATTAAGTCCTCATTCAACCCGTCAGTGGGGAACCATGCAGGCCGCTCAAATGCTCGCTCATTGTTCAGCGTTTCAAGATATCCCGATGGGTAACGCCTTTCCCCCCAGAGGCTGGCTGGGAAGAGTGATCGGCCGGTTCGTAAAACCTGTTTTTTATAATGACAAACCGTTGCCGCATAATATGTCAACCATCCCCGAGACCCTCATTTCGGATAACAGAGATTTTGAAGCAGAAAAAGAAAAGCTTAAACTACGCATTATAAAGCTTCAAAAGGACGGCCCGGATCAATGCTCTCCCCACCCTCACCCCTTCTTCGGTCCGTTAACGCCCGGACAATGGGGCAAGGGCATTTATAAGCATTTGGATCATCATTTAAGGCAGTTTGGTGTTTAG
- a CDS encoding PAS domain S-box protein: MSVYSVHDIMHYSLFSFAEYSPDPIYILGNDKKVIYANPVFVELYGWSMEELNQLDFPHIPLELREELAQMYIFIDQGRRLFALDTFRIKRNGELISVKITISPVKDPEGFIKAYVCVLRDVTEIKFSELKYYKLFNEANDPIFIYEQSPDGKPSKFLDINEAACRMLGYTRRELLDKTPYCIASESLLHEVDHLFERILEGDGIFVEWIQVTREGKQIPVEISAKPFKLNGRKMVISISRDLTERKRTEEFLRYTENISMIGELSAGIAHEIRNPLTSIRGFVQLLFAHSAKGREFHQIVVSEVDRINSIIGELLLLGKEAPSSLADYDLVQLLRQAVVLLNAQAHMTNIEILMHTSLVCLTLKGSANKLKQVFINVLKNAIEASPDGAEIIVELDRTEDSAIIRVRDHGRGIPAEYINQIGSPFFTTKSGGHGLGVMISRKIIHNHRGTFLFKANQPAGTIVEITLPIM, encoded by the coding sequence ATGAGTGTTTACTCAGTTCACGACATTATGCATTATTCGCTGTTTTCTTTTGCGGAGTACAGTCCCGATCCGATTTACATTCTGGGGAACGATAAAAAGGTAATTTACGCTAATCCTGTCTTCGTAGAGCTATATGGATGGTCAATGGAAGAGCTGAATCAGCTTGATTTTCCGCATATCCCCCTGGAGCTCAGGGAAGAGCTTGCCCAGATGTATATTTTTATTGATCAGGGCCGGAGGTTGTTTGCCCTTGATACGTTTCGCATCAAACGAAACGGGGAACTGATCAGTGTCAAAATAACCATTTCTCCGGTAAAGGATCCGGAAGGATTCATTAAGGCTTATGTATGTGTGCTGAGGGATGTAACGGAGATTAAGTTCTCTGAGCTAAAGTATTACAAGCTATTTAATGAAGCGAATGACCCCATTTTTATCTATGAGCAGAGCCCGGACGGGAAGCCGTCCAAATTTCTGGACATTAATGAAGCAGCCTGCCGGATGCTGGGGTATACACGCCGGGAGCTCCTGGACAAAACACCGTACTGCATAGCATCAGAGTCGTTGCTCCACGAGGTTGACCATCTGTTTGAAAGAATCCTTGAAGGAGACGGAATATTCGTTGAATGGATTCAGGTAACACGGGAAGGGAAGCAGATCCCAGTAGAAATCAGTGCCAAGCCGTTTAAGCTGAATGGCCGCAAAATGGTCATTTCGATCAGCCGCGATCTGACTGAACGCAAAAGAACTGAGGAGTTTCTCCGGTATACAGAGAATATTTCCATGATCGGTGAGCTGTCTGCAGGCATTGCCCATGAAATCCGCAATCCGCTTACCAGTATCCGGGGATTTGTTCAGCTCCTGTTCGCCCATTCCGCAAAAGGTAGAGAATTTCATCAGATCGTGGTATCGGAGGTGGACCGGATCAATTCGATTATCGGTGAACTGCTGCTGCTGGGCAAAGAAGCTCCTTCCAGTCTGGCTGACTATGATCTGGTCCAGCTGTTAAGACAAGCCGTCGTGCTGCTGAATGCCCAGGCGCATATGACGAACATTGAGATTCTCATGCATACCAGTCTGGTCTGCCTTACGCTTAAAGGATCAGCCAACAAGCTGAAGCAGGTCTTCATCAATGTGCTTAAAAATGCAATTGAAGCAAGCCCGGACGGAGCAGAAATCATCGTAGAGCTGGACCGCACAGAGGATAGTGCCATCATCCGCGTCAGGGATCATGGACGGGGCATTCCGGCAGAATACATAAATCAGATCGGCTCGCCTTTCTTCACGACCAAATCGGGAGGACACGGGCTAGGGGTTATGATCAGCAGAAAGATTATACATAATCATAGAGGAACGTTTCTGTTCAAGGCGAATCAGCCTGCCGGTACAATTGTTGAGATTACACTGCCTATAATGTAG
- a CDS encoding YitT family protein: MNVRRQPKSNKLRIFSKALLVTIGALIAAYGLEAVLIPNNVSDGGVTGLSIVGSELFGLPLGMLIGIINIPFVWLGYKQIGKSFALYSILGIASLAVGTVLMHHVPTIIQGDTLLVTVVGGIIIGFGMGLALRNGGALDGIDMLAVLLSRKLPFGTSDLILFLNTFVFIVVSTVFGLQGAILSALAYFIASKVIHIVEEGLSGSKTFKIITNQPEVMVETIRDRLGRGATYTDAYGGYSNEQFKEITCVINRLEESKIKDIIHEIDPGAFVVVYDVAEVKGGNFKKKDIH; the protein is encoded by the coding sequence ATGAATGTAAGAAGACAACCGAAATCAAATAAGCTAAGAATTTTTTCAAAAGCATTATTAGTAACCATTGGCGCCCTGATCGCAGCATATGGCCTGGAAGCCGTATTAATTCCCAACAACGTCTCGGATGGCGGCGTGACCGGTTTGAGTATCGTTGGGTCAGAATTGTTCGGACTCCCCTTAGGAATGCTGATCGGGATTATTAATATCCCTTTTGTATGGCTTGGTTATAAGCAGATCGGTAAAAGCTTTGCCCTTTATTCCATTCTGGGAATTGCTTCACTGGCTGTCGGCACTGTACTCATGCATCATGTGCCGACGATTATCCAAGGAGATACCCTGCTGGTTACGGTGGTCGGCGGGATTATCATCGGTTTCGGGATGGGTTTAGCTTTGCGTAACGGCGGAGCGCTGGACGGGATTGATATGCTGGCCGTGCTGCTGTCGCGGAAGCTACCTTTTGGTACGAGTGACCTGATCCTGTTCCTGAACACCTTTGTGTTTATTGTCGTTTCAACTGTGTTTGGTCTGCAGGGAGCGATCCTGTCGGCTCTTGCTTATTTCATTGCTTCAAAGGTTATACATATCGTGGAGGAAGGCCTGAGCGGCTCCAAAACGTTTAAAATCATCACCAATCAGCCGGAAGTCATGGTTGAAACGATCCGCGACCGACTTGGCCGGGGAGCAACCTATACCGATGCTTACGGCGGCTACTCCAATGAGCAGTTCAAAGAAATCACCTGTGTCATCAACCGTCTGGAAGAAAGTAAAATTAAAGATATCATTCATGAGATTGACCCGGGTGCTTTTGTCGTAGTGTACGATGTGGCCGAGGTTAAAGGCGGTAACTTTAAAAAGAAAGACATTCACTAG
- a CDS encoding carbohydrate ABC transporter permease, whose product MVGGNHAGERLFNGLTIAIMILLMIMTVYPFWFSVISSFNSGGDLLRGPVFLWPREFTFASWKAVLSDQGILYAAWITASRTVIVTAVSILYTSMFAYAFSRPYLRRKAFYITIGFISMYFSGGLIPSYMLMNWLGLYDSYWVYILPVLFGGFWNVIIFNANYKGIPEALFESAKMDGASEYRIFFQIVLPLSKPVLAALSVFTAVNIWNDYGATLYYTQSTDLQTLQYLILRLIQSNRAVENMMSMNNGTNLAVANLLNNTGGVGAVTARTIELAAMVIASLPMIILYPFAQRFFVKGVLLGSVKG is encoded by the coding sequence ATGGTGGGCGGAAACCATGCCGGAGAGCGGCTGTTCAACGGTTTAACCATTGCAATAATGATCCTGCTCATGATCATGACCGTGTATCCGTTCTGGTTTTCGGTCATAAGTTCATTTAACAGCGGCGGCGATTTACTCCGTGGCCCTGTGTTCTTATGGCCGCGGGAGTTCACCTTCGCCAGCTGGAAAGCCGTCTTATCAGATCAGGGCATTCTGTATGCAGCCTGGATTACAGCATCACGTACCGTGATTGTCACAGCTGTATCCATTCTCTACACGTCGATGTTTGCTTATGCTTTTTCCCGCCCTTATCTGCGGCGCAAAGCCTTTTACATTACGATCGGCTTTATCAGCATGTATTTCAGCGGCGGACTGATTCCTTCCTATATGCTGATGAATTGGCTTGGATTATATGACAGCTACTGGGTCTACATCCTTCCTGTCCTGTTCGGCGGATTCTGGAATGTCATTATCTTCAACGCCAATTACAAGGGCATTCCGGAAGCCTTATTTGAATCCGCCAAAATGGACGGGGCCAGCGAATACCGTATCTTTTTCCAGATTGTTCTGCCCTTATCCAAACCGGTACTGGCCGCATTGTCTGTGTTCACAGCCGTTAACATCTGGAATGACTACGGCGCGACGCTCTACTATACGCAGTCTACCGATCTGCAGACACTGCAGTACTTAATTCTGCGGCTCATCCAGTCTAACCGTGCAGTTGAGAATATGATGAGTATGAACAACGGTACAAATCTTGCCGTAGCCAATCTGCTAAACAATACCGGCGGCGTCGGGGCCGTCACCGCGCGCACCATTGAGCTGGCTGCGATGGTCATCGCTTCCCTGCCGATGATTATCCTGTACCCGTTTGCGCAGAGGTTTTTTGTTAAAGGCGTGCTGCTCGGTTCGGTTAAAGGATGA
- a CDS encoding ABC transporter permease subunit, translating into MAMIEPLTSAKKKDKAVRKQKSFRLGYDFRTQLELKTMLLPAVFLIFLFDFTPLFGLLMAFKDFEPVMGVKGIFTADWNGLAHFKRLFTNFQFWPMIRNTLGINLLGAAVSIPCTLLFALLLNEIRSSRFKAVVQTVTYLPHFLSWVIFGGLFITLLNSDGIVNYMLLHLGFIDAPLQFLADPKYFWGVAIATGLLKDLGWGAILYLAAMAGVDQSLHEAAAIDGAGRFKRMLHVTIPGILPTLMVLVIFAVSGMLNNNFTQIYVLQNTLNLPASQVIDTYVYQTGLLNFQFSSATAIGLTKSVFALILLVSSNWVSNKITKTGLF; encoded by the coding sequence ATGGCAATGATTGAGCCCTTAACTTCTGCCAAGAAAAAGGATAAAGCGGTCCGCAAGCAAAAATCCTTCAGGCTTGGCTACGATTTCCGTACTCAGCTGGAGCTGAAAACGATGCTGCTGCCCGCTGTGTTCCTGATTTTCCTGTTCGATTTCACGCCGCTGTTCGGGCTGCTTATGGCTTTCAAGGACTTTGAGCCGGTTATGGGCGTCAAAGGGATCTTTACCGCAGACTGGAACGGCCTGGCCCATTTCAAAAGACTGTTTACCAACTTTCAGTTCTGGCCGATGATCCGCAACACACTCGGCATTAACCTGCTTGGGGCTGCTGTCAGTATCCCGTGTACCCTGCTCTTCGCCCTGCTGCTGAATGAAATCCGCAGCTCCCGCTTCAAAGCAGTTGTCCAGACCGTTACTTATTTACCGCATTTCCTGTCCTGGGTTATTTTTGGCGGGTTGTTCATTACGCTGCTGAACAGCGACGGTATCGTCAACTATATGCTGCTGCATCTGGGCTTCATTGACGCGCCACTGCAATTTCTGGCTGATCCGAAATATTTCTGGGGTGTGGCCATTGCCACGGGCCTGCTGAAGGATCTCGGCTGGGGCGCCATCCTGTACCTGGCGGCCATGGCCGGAGTAGACCAGAGCCTCCATGAGGCAGCGGCGATTGACGGAGCGGGTCGGTTTAAGCGGATGCTCCATGTGACCATTCCCGGCATTCTGCCGACCCTGATGGTGCTCGTTATTTTCGCTGTCAGCGGCATGCTGAACAACAACTTCACCCAGATTTATGTTCTGCAAAATACGCTAAATCTGCCTGCCAGCCAGGTTATTGATACGTATGTTTACCAGACGGGACTGCTCAATTTCCAATTCTCATCAGCGACCGCAATCGGCTTGACGAAATCTGTCTTTGCCCTGATCCTGCTGGTGAGCTCAAACTGGGTATCCAACAAAATAACAAAAACCGGATTGTTCTAA